GAGGCCTGATAGATATGCCCTCGAGAAGGGTGACATGTCTAAGTCTGGGGCAGAGAAGAGCAGGTACTTTCCCCATTCTCTGCTTTTCTGATTGTATATTGGAATTTCGAATGGCCTGTTTTCCTGCCTTCAGTTTTGACACCACCCCCGAGTTTCTGCAAACTTTCAGGCTCGAGGAACAACAGAGAGCTGAGAAACGAACTCGAGAGGCCAAGGGCGAGCAATTTACTCCTAGATGGTTCAACCTGACAGATGTGGTCTCCCCTACACCGTGGGGTGACCTGGAAATTTATGAATACAACGGAAAATACACAGAGCACCGGGCTGCCATAGACGGCTCCGATGTCACCGACGAGACAAATGTCACTTCAGTCAAGTTCAGCCCATGGCAATATGGTAGATCATCTTCCCAATGATTCTCCGTGGCCAGAAGCCGCCATGCCTACGCTCGCTGTGTAAAACACTTCCAGGCCTGGCCTTGCTGGTTTGTTGTGCCATCAGCGGTTTCCTTGCCCTTGTAGTATTGTGGCCTTCCCCCCCTTTCCCTTAAATGCTACAGTTATTCAGGAAGTGGTGTAGTCCGTGTACTGTCGCAAGTCTAGCAGAGATTGCAGAGTTTTGTTGAATCACCACAATATACTACTCTAGGATTAGGCTCTAGAAGGTGCGAAAGATGCACCACCACATGAAAAATTTAGCATTTCTTATCTTTTCCATTAATCTGAACCTCTTTTTCCGCATATATAGGTGCATGTTTGTAACTGAA
This portion of the Zea mays cultivar B73 chromosome 2, Zm-B73-REFERENCE-NAM-5.0, whole genome shotgun sequence genome encodes:
- the LOC103648353 gene encoding oxysterol-binding protein-related protein 3C-like; protein product: MITGKWNKSLSCQPCDQEGDPLPGTELKEIWRVAPAPQGDKYQYTQFAHKINSFDTAPKKLLASDSRLRPDRYALEKGDMSKSGAEKSRLEEQQRAEKRTREAKGEQFTPRWFNLTDVVSPTPWGDLEIYEYNGKYTEHRAAIDGSDVTDETNVTSVKFSPWQYGRSSSQ